From the genome of Uranotaenia lowii strain MFRU-FL chromosome 1, ASM2978415v1, whole genome shotgun sequence, one region includes:
- the LOC129740265 gene encoding uncharacterized protein LOC129740265 encodes MPPNKDGSRPLYLRSWIAAKYNSWADRTNICWSRSRRRMPELNGSYADYRELTLNELHRRPDVVMINNRIAYKHKEVALWKFEHPEEPERELKARSNQCYPKKMCENSNKLE; translated from the exons atgccACCGAACAAGGACGGTTCTCGACCCCTCTACTTGCGAAGTTGGATCGCGGCCAAGTACAACAGCTGGGCAGATCGAACAAACATCTGCTGGTCCAGATCTCGCCGAAG GATGCCGGAATTGAACGGTTCCTATGCAGATTATCGGGAGCTGACTCTCAATGAGCTGCATCGTCGACCTGATGTGGTGATGATCAACAACCGCATCGCCTACAAACACAAGGAAGTTGCGTTGTGGAAATTCGAGCATCCGGAGGAACCAGAACGGGAGCTCAAGGCTCGGAGTAATCAGtgttatccaaaaaaaatgtgtgaaaatagTAACAAACTAGAATAA
- the LOC129739689 gene encoding ADP-ribosylation factor-like protein 8 — MLALINRILDWFKSLFWKEEMELTLVGLQYSGKTTFVNVIASGQFCEDMIPTVGFNMRKVTKGNVTIKVWDIGGQPRFRSMWERYCRGVNAIVYMVDAADLDKMEASRNELHSLLDKPQLAGIPVLVLGNKRDLPGALDETGLIERMNLSSIQDREICCYSISCKEKDNIDITLQWLIAHSKSQSR; from the exons ATGTTAGCCCTCATCAACCGGATCCTGGACTGGTTCAAGAGCCTCTTCTGGAAGGAGGAAATGGAGCTGACCCTCGTCGGATTGCAGTACTCGGGCAAAACCACCTTCGTCAATGTGATCGCC TCCGGTCAGTTCTGCGAGGACATGATCCCCACGGTCGGTTTCAACATGCGCAAGGTGACCAAGGGCAACGTGACTATTAAGGTATGGGACATCGGCGGTCAACCTCGGTTCCGTTCCATGTGGGAACGGTACTGCCGTGGCGTCAACGCTATTGT TTACATGGTAGATGCAGCGGATCTCGATAAGATGGAAGCTTCGCGGAATGAGCTGCATTCGCTGTTGGACAAACCCCAGCTCGCCGGAATCCCGGTGCTAGTGTTGGGCAACAAACGAGATCTTCCTGGTGCCTTGGACGAAACTGGACTGATTGAGAGAAT gaacCTATCCAGCATACAGGATCGAGAAATCTGCTGCTACAGCATCTCTTGCAAAGAAAAGGACAACATAGACATTACCTTGCAGTGGCTGATTGCCCATTCCAAAAGTCAAAGCCGCTAA